TGGTCTTGAGTGTGGATTATTACTTGATAAACTTCCTCATGCTGAAGCTATCTCTATAGGACCAGATATGTTTGATGTTCATACTCCAAAAGAACATGTTAGTATACCTTCTATTGCTAATGTTTGGGATTATGTTATTGAAATATTAAAATCTATGAACCAATATTAAGACTAAGTTTTAAGAAGTAGATTTTTAATTCTAAGTAAATCTATATAAAATTAACCCTGTAAATTAATACTAATGTTAGCATCAAGTTTAATTTTAGTATTAATTTATAGAAATAAAGCCTAATGATTATAATATATGTCATTAGGCTTTATTATATAAAACTCGTTCAATTTCATCTTATTTCTAATTTTTATAAAAGCTCTTTCTAAAAAATCATACCTCTACTATTTTATATTTATCTCTTCCTTGCTTCTTAGAATCGTAAAGAGCATCATCTGCCATTTGATATAATTCATCATATTTCTGTCCATATTTTGTTATCACTACACCCATACTTATAGATACGCTTTTTCCATTTGGCAGTTTTATAAGGTGAATTTGTTTATATACTTCATTACATTTATTGACAAGTTCTTTCTTATTTATTATGTCTCTAATATAGACACTAAACTCATCTCCACCCAATCGACCTACAATATTATCTTTTTCAAAACTTCTATCAAGTACTTTTGCAACATCAATTAATATTTTATCTCCAATTAAATGCCCATAAGTATCATTAATAGACTTAAAATAATCAATATCTAAAATTAACAAAGCTCCATTTTTATCAGGAGATAAATTTGATAAACTTTCTGCGGTTAACTTTCTAATATATGCCGCATTAAAAATATTTGTTAGACCATCTTTTTGAGCCTTATCAAGTAACCTCTCTTTTTCCTCTTTTTCAGAATCAATATTGGATATTTTTCCAATTACATATACTGGTATTTTTTTATCACTATAAATTATTTTTGAGGTAATTCTAATCCAGTGACAACCACCATCAGAGCAGATAGAATACATTTCAGTAGTTCCATTTTCCTGCGACTTGATTACATCAAAAAACTTTTTATTATATTCTATTTCAATCTCACTCAGCGCACTATTATCACTCTTACTATAATAAGTGCTAATTCCTTTTCCTTTCATAGAAACTATAAGTTTATCTTGTTTATAATCATATTCAAAAAAGTATTCACTTGCCATTTCGTACACTTCAGTATGCTTTTTAAGTTCCAAAGATATTTTCTGATTCATACTTGTACGTGTACGCAAGCTCCATGCCATACCCCCAATAATACAAAGTAACAAACTGGCAACTATTAAAATAGTCTCAACTGGATTTTGTTGCATAATATAAAGCAGTGAAAAATCCTGTCTATATGTAGTATTTTGATAAATAATTGATTGCATCTTTTCTGATGGAATACTTATAATGGCTTTATTAAATATACTCAATAATTCTTCCTTACTTGGGTTAACTACCCCAAAGCAAATACTTTGTGATTCATAAGTCTGTGGAACTAAACGTACGTTTTTATACTTAGGTTGATTAATATAATACTGTATAGAATATCCTTCTCCATAAGTATAATCTGCATACCCCTTATTGACAGCTTCTATACACTCTTCCAAAGTATCATACCATATGACATCTCCATTAAAATGATTATCATAACTAGTCCATTTAGGCAAAGCTAGACGTTTTCCATCTAAGCTATTCTCATTTAATTTATTATTAATCATCATAATATACTGAGTCGAAACAAATGGCCGAGACATAGTCACATTATGTTTACGAGAATCTTCATAATTATAAATCATCCCTGCAACAATATCAATTTCATGATTTTTAGTCATTTTATCCAAATCCTCTTGGTACTTTACAGGCACCAGTTCAAATTTCAATCTAGTTTTATCAGATATATGATTTAATAAATCAATTGATATACCATTTAATTTATTTGTTTTTTTATCTATATTTTGAAATGGTGGTTTATTTAAAAGTACTCCAACTTTTAATGTATCTATATTCTTAATATATGTAGTTTCTTTATCAGACAAAAGCATCTTGTTATTTTCTGGTGTAAAATATTTTTCATATAAAGCAGCTGAAAAATATGGGTCTGTCTGTTCAATATTATTAATTGCTGAATTGAGCCTTTGAGTTAAGTCTGTACTTCCTTTAGGTGTAACAAAATAGAATGGCTTTGGTGAGAATTTAGCTATAGTACGCACACCTTCAATTGGGTTCATACTCACATTAAGCAGTGCATCTGCTTTACCATCCTTTAGTGCTTGTAATTGTTCTTCACTTGTCTTACAATTCACTAATCTTGGTGATATTGAATTCATCTTGCAATATTCATTTAATTCCTTAATCCTAGTGTCAGAATTCTCTATTACTGCAACACGAATTTCTTTCATAGTTTTTGAATTTATACTATCAATAGCTGTATTTTCATGTAATACTTGTAATACTGTATTTACTACTCCATAACTATTCCCCGCATAATTATACAATTTTTCCATCTGTTCATTGTATAACATGCCTCCCATTATATCAATCTCTCCTTTTTCTAACATTTTCATTAGTTTTATGAGAATTTCATTTACATCCCCAGATACTTGAACAAATTCATAATTCCATCCAGTATATTGTGCTATTTCTAGCAAGTATTCATATGAATATCCAGAGTACTTACCTTGCTCATCTAGTTCAGTTAGACCTTTTTGAATAGGATAAGCAACTCGAATAGTACGATTATCACTACCTAGAGCATTGACATTAAAAGGAAATATGCAAGAAGTGAATATAGATGCAATTACAATAATTAATAAAAGCAATTTTTTTGAATTCACTACACAATCCTCCATATAATTAAGATTTACAACGTAAATTACTATATAAACTTTTAGATATGAACAAGTAGATTAGTATAAAATAAGGATATAAAAATTTACTTAAAAATTTATATATCCTCATCATATACAATATATCTAAATTATAACCGATTTATTTGATTATTACAACAAATTTACTGTATTAAATGTATACACTCTCTCACGATAATCTCTAGTACATAACATATTTTAAGTTCTATCTTATTTCAAATTTAGCAGTATTTCTATTTACAGTTCTCTTATATTTTACACTTGGGTATCCCAATATAAATGAAGTTATAACTGCTTCATTATCAGTCATTCCCAATAAGCCCTTTAATTTTGGCTCTACATTTGATGCCATAACAAAAAATCCATTGTAGCACATTCCTAATCCTTGAGAATAAGCCATAAGCTCCATATTAGAAGCGGCTAATCCACCATCTACGTATACACTTCCCCCTAAAGAAGTATCACCAACAACTACCATAAGTAATGGTGCATCATAAAATAGAGAGTCATATCCTTCTTCTTTATATCTTTTGTGCATTCTCTTAAATGTATTTTTATATATAGAACGTACAGGGTCTTCATCATCAGTATTTAATGCCAAGTTATAAAGCCCTTCTATTGCTAATTCTTTTACATCTTTTAGTTTTTCTTTTACTAATATGTATCTTATAGGTTGTCTATTTCCACCTGTTGGTGTATATCTTCCTGCTTCTACTATATTTTTTATTTTTTCTTCTTCTACCTCTATGTCCTTATAACTTCTTATACTTCTTCTAAATTTGATAAAGTTTAGCAATTTTTCAGGCTCTAAATCAAAATTTTCATGACTGAATTCTAATACTTCATTTTTATCAAACCCCTGCATTCCTATTGCATCTGTTGGACATATCGCCATACAGTGACCACAATTAATACAGAGGCTATTTTTTACCTTTGCTTTATCTTCTCTAACTCTTATTGCATTTACAAGGCAGTCTGACTCACACATACCACATCCTACACATTTGTCTAAATTTATGTCTATCATTCCAGATTATTCCTCCATTTTGAAATTTTTACTCTAGTATAAAGCAAATAGTTGTCTAAGTCAATTTTTATTTTTTTAACAATATATAAGTTTTACTTTTTGTAATATACAAGCTTTACTTTTTAATTAATCTAAGAAATTTACACTGTAATCTTTCAATTTACCATTATCATATGTTATCTTTGCACTAAAAATTTTGCCTGTTTTAGCCCAATCTAAAAATAACCTGTCACCTTCCCACATATTTAAGTCAAATATTTTATCATTATCAACCCAAAGTAATTTGCCTTCTTTACAATCATCTAAATCTTTCTCAGATAAAGTTCCTTCAAATTCATCTGAAAAATACAAAAACATATACCAATCTTCTTCAGCTTTAAATTTTGGAAAAGTTATCAATCCTTTATATGTTAATGACTTAAGAGTAAGACCAGTTTCTTCTTTAACTTCTCTGATTATACATTCCTCAGGTGTTTCTCCCTGCTCAAATTTTCCACCAACACCTACATATTTACCTTCATGTACATCATCTTTCTTTTTATTTCTATACAACATTAAAGTCTGACCATCTTTTTCTATATAACAAATAGTCGTAAGTTTCATATACTTCGCCTTACTTTCTCTTTTCTATTTTTCATTTACTCATTTTATATATTTAAATATCTTACTATAGCTCCTGATTACAGTCAATTACTATAGTTCTTAATCACAATTGCATTCAATTACTATAGTTCTTAATCACAACCAAACGCTATGTTTACTCATTTTCATTGCTTTCAAGTACATCACTGATATTCTTCATTGCATTAAGAGAAAGCTCTGCAAATTCATCAAATGGAATACCTATATCTTCTATACTTCTCATCGCATCTCTATTTACATTTGAAGCAAATCTTGTTTCTTTCATTCTTTTAATTACAGATTTTGTCTTTACACTTGTAAGTTTTTTATCTGGATAAACTAAAGCTATTGCAGTTATAAAGCCAGTTATAGGGTCTGCTGCATATATAGCTTTTTCCATTAGGCTAGTTCTTGTAACTCCCATACCATCATGATGACCAAGTATTGCTCTATACATTTCTTCATCACCAAAATTTTCTTTTTTAAGAAGTTCTACAGTTGTTGTTGCATGACCTTCACAGATTTCTCCTGGCTTTCTTCCAACTATATCTGAATCTAAATCATGTAAAAGGCCTGCAACTGCCCATTTTTCTTCTTTTTCTGGTTCTAGTCTTTTGGCTAAATCTTTCATAACTGCTTCAACTGCATAGCAATGTTTTCTCATTCTATCAGTTTCTAAATACTTAAATAAAATGTCTAAAGCTTCTTCTCTCATTTTCAGTAATCCCCCTGTTTTTTCATAGATATGATATTTTTATATATTAATACACATAAATTCAAGTTTTTTTATATATCTATGTATATTTTTCATCTTATATCTATTCTACACCTTTATAGTAGTGTCCTGCAACTGTTCCAATTTCCTCCAATTGCTTATATAAATTAGTAGCTTTTTCTCCAAGTCTATAATTATTATTTAAAACCTCAATGTGAGCTTCAATAACTTTTTCTACCATTTCACTATTTTCCACTGTAAAATCTATTCTAAATACATCTACACCAATCTCATCTAATTCATAAAGATTGTCTAACATACAAGTGACCCTTGAATTGTAGATAGTACTTCTACAGAATATATCTTGTGTTATCCTATAACTTGCATCTGTAAAATCTCTTAGAGCATAACTACTCTCCTTACATTTAGCAACTCTCTTGTCTTTTTTACAATCTCTAACAACAACTCCCATAGGACAATATTCTGTGACCATCATAGGTGTGTATCCATATACTACGGCTTCAATCTCTGCATCTGTATATTTCAATGTTTGCTCAATTTCACTTAAATTCAACTCTTGTGATAAACAAACTGTACTTGCTCCTGCATCTTTAAAGTGGTTTATACTTTCACTATTAAAAGTATTCAAATAGCAATCTATATTTAGATTTTTATCTTTAAAATAATTCATAGAACCCCAATTACCAACTTGAATTTTATTAAGTCCTTTTATGTTATCTAATACTTCAAATTGCTTGTATTCTCTATTTCTAATAATTCTTGGTGCTGAATAGATTAATCTATCTTCAAAACTATGTGCTTTTTCACTTGAATCATTTACAATATCTATATTTAATGAAGCATTTACATTATCCATATTTAAACTTAAATTTGTACTTAAATTAATCGAGTCTTTAGAAATACTTGAAACCATTTCTAAAGCTTTAGACAAAGTATTTATATCTTCATAATAAATTAAATCTACATTATACTTTAGTACTGCTTTTAATTGCTCTAAATTCTTAACTTTAACTCTAAGTTTAGGAACTCTATTAAATTCTTTATGTCGATTTATTTTAGTTGGACTGTATTTTAATTTAATTTCCTTAAATTTTCTATCTTTTATTTTTATTCTTTCTTCATCCAAAAGCTCAATACAATCTCTTCTCATTTGATTTAATATGCTTATAGGCATACTTACACCTTCGTCTAAATCAATTTCTATATCTTTTAATTTATAAGGAGTATTCCCGAGCTTTTGAATCTGTGTTCCGATTTTTTCTTCGCTTAAAGCAACTTTTATAGCTTTTTCAGCTGCCTTTTCTCCCTCTATAACCGCCTTATTCCCACAAAAATCACTTATAGAAAGCACTGGTTTTTTGCCCAGTTTAATACTTACTTTTGCATTTATGTTAGTTTTTATAAGCTCTTTATCCTGCTGAAATGTAGACTGTACTTTGTCCATTAACTCACTATCTGAAGTCTTAAATATGAGTTGATTTCTCTTTGCTTCTCCAATAAAATCTAATTCAATTAAATCTCCTTTGTGTGCTATTGTAGTTATCTCTTTATCTTTTATAATTCTTCCAATAGTCCCTCCACCTAAGTTGATTCCATCTCCTTTTTTAAGTGTATTCTCTAGTATCACTCTAAGTCTCTTTGTTTTTCTATTATGGTCTAAAACTTTTCCAACATATAGACCTTGATTGTTAGGTCTATCAGAATTCATTATATCCTTACCAACTTCACCTAATATATATCCTTTAGTAAACTTTCGATTGAAGATAGTATACAAATTATTTATTATTTCCTCAGAAATATTTATTTTATTCTTACTTATAAACTCATTAATCGCTTCTCTATACCCTGAAACTACAGTAGCTACATATTCTGGTTTTTTCATTCTTCCTTCAATTTTTAGAGATAATACTCCTGCTTGGATTATTTTATCTAAGTCTTCTATAGTACTTAAATCTCTAGGGCTTAATAAATAATCTCCATTACTATTTACTACTTCACCTGTATTTATATCTATTAACTCATATTTTTGTCTACATGGCTGTGCACATCTACCTCTATTTCCAGACCTGTTTCCTATCATGCTACTCATAAGACATTGACCTGAATAACATACACATAAAGCCCCATGTACAAATACTTCTATATCTACAGTTGTATTTTCACAAATCCATTTTATCTCATCAACATTTAATTCTCTTGCCAAGACTACTCTATCAAATCCCACACTTTGAAGGTATTTTACATCCTCTAGTGAGTGAGCTACCATTTGAGTACTTGCATGTAATTCAAAATCAGGTAGTAATTTTTTTATAAGCCTTGCCATACCTATATCTTGAACTATTAATGCATCAATATTTATATCATATAAAAATTTTACATACTCGACAAAATCATCTATCTCATACTGTTTTATCAATGTATTTACAGTGACAAATACTTGTACTCCTCTTATGTGACAATATTTAACAGCTTCAACCAACTCATTTCTATCAAAGTTGTTTGCAGATGCTCTAGCACTAAAGTCTTTTCCACCTAAGTACACAGCATTTGCCCCATTTTGTACTGCTGCTTTCAATGAATCAAAAGAGCCAACTGGTGCAAGTAATTCTATTTTTTTCATATTTTTCTCCTCTATATACTTATTAAATTTAATGTCATTATGTCTATAATTTGCACATTTGCACTAAATTTATATACTACTTACTATATTTAAAAGTATATCAAATAATGACTCTATTGTTTTGTTAATTTAAATTAAACGAGTCATCTTTATTGATAAACATAACTATAAATACTACTGATAAAATAAAGAAACATATTAATATGGATTTTTCTACAAAAATCTTTGTAAAAATAGTCCCTAGAATAGCTCCAAAAATAAAGAATACAATAATAGCATAGTACTGCAAACTTTTCTTTATCATAAAAATATTTTTGGTTTGCACATAATGAAATAGTGTTTCTGTAGCACTTCTTAAATTACCAGTACACATTGTTGTTGCAAATGTGTTGCCATTTACCTTTCTAAAACTCTCAACTTGCATTGAACAAATAAAAGAAATAGCAACATTTACAAACATATTAAATTTTCCTTGAGGAATAAAAGAAACAATAAGTATAGTAATCATTTCAATTCCAATAATAACTTGTCGCCAATGAATTTTTCTACTATTTTTAAAATGCTTTCTTATTTGTTCTGCTATCAACACTCCTAAAATAAAAGCCAAAATAGGAATAAAATAATAAAAAGATTTTTTTATATTACCTTCTGCTATATTAAGACCAAATAAGACTATATTTCCAGTCTGTGCATTAGCAAAGACCTTTCCTCTTACTACATAAGTATAAATATCTAAAAATCCTCCTGTTATTGCTAGTAACGCACATAAGAAGAATGATTCAGACATCTGGCTATCTTTTGTCATATCTAAACATCTCACTTTCCACTGATAGATACCAAATCAAAATTCCTTTAGATATTATTTTTTATTTTAATAATTTTAAAAATTTTATATTTACACATTATTGATATTCACCTGTTAATTATATCTAAATATCAATTATACCTGAATGTTAATTATACCTATACATTAAAAGAAGCTGTCTCAAAAAACAAGAGAGACAGCAAATCTTTTAATTTATTATACATCTTTATTATCATTATTTAACCCTGTACATTTTAGCTGTAAATCATAAGCTTTGTTTTGAAACTCAGAAGCTAAGTTCTCTGCTATTGTAGCTCTTTCATTTGATTCTTCAAGCTGAGCAGTCAACTCCTCAATTTTGCTTTTATAAGCGTCTAACTCTGCTCTAGAACCTTCTGTTGTGTTACTAAGTTCGAATATTTCTTGCTTTTTATTTTCTATAATCTCAATTAACTCTTTCATCTTAGCCTCAGTTTCACGGTTTTCTGCTTCTTTTTCTGCTATTGTAAGCTTTAAAGATTTGATTTCTAATTGAAGCTCTTCATTAGATGCTCCAACCTTCTTGCTCAATTCTTCATTAGCTTTAATCAACTTCTCATTCTCATCTGAACATTCAAATAAAAGGTCTGATATATTTAATGCAGTTAATATCGCAGCAACTGATAAGCTTAATTTCGGGTTTTGACGTGTTATCTTATCCATTTCTTTGTCAACAAAATCAGCAATACTAATCATAAATTTCTCTGACTTGTCTCCAACCATTGGATACTCAGCGCCATGGATTTTAACCATTACTTTGTTCATCCTAACCTCCCCCGACATTAGTTGTTAATTTGATCTTAAGTTAGCATTCAATTTTTCGCTTAATTCACTTAATATCTTATCATGCACCTTAGCTACTTCTTCATCTGTTAGAGTCTTATCTTTGCTTCTATAAGTTATTGAATATGCAATTGATTTATATCCAGCTTCTATTTGAGAACCTTTGTAAACATCAAATAATTTGTAGCTTTCTACTAATCCTTGACCATTTTCCTTTATTATATCTTCTATTTGTTTTACAAATACATCATCCTTAACAATAAGAGCTATATCTCTTGATGTAGATGGATATTTTGGTAATGGTACATAATTCTTTGTTCTATCAGAATTATCGAATACAAAATCAATATCTATTTCAGCAACATAAACTCTTTGCCCTAGATTGTAGTTTTCTATAACATCTGGATGCAATTCACCTAATGTACCTACATATTTATTATTATACACTATTTTAGCACATCTACCAGGGTGGAAGGTAGTATTATTATCTTGAGGTTCAATTTCATAATCTTTAAATCCTACATTAACAAGTACAGTTTCTATAGCTCCTTTTAATGCAAAGAAATCTACATCTTTACCATACATACCTACACACATTCTATTTGCTTCCATAGGAAGTTCTGAATCTTGTGGTATAAATATATGTCCACACTCAAATGCTGATACTTCTTCTATTTTATGAGATATATTAGTTGATAAAACATCTAACATATTTGGTATTAAAGTAGTTCTCATTACAGAAGTTTCTTCTCCTAGTGGATTTATCAACTTAACAAAGTTTCTCTTTATATTACCTTCTGGCACTCTTATCTTTTCAACTCCCTTAGGGCTTACAAATGAATACGTTAATATTTCATTTAATCCTACAGCAGTTGAATTATTTTTTAGTGCTTCCATGAATTTTTGTTGTGGAGTTTTAACTCCTGCTGTTGTATTTCCTTCTAATTGTACAGAAGGTATATTTTCAAATCCATAGATTCTAGCTATTTCTTCCCATACATCAGCTTCTTGTTCCATATCTGTTCTGAAGCTTGGTACATCTACTTCTAGCTTATCATCAGCAATTAAATTACATCCAAACTCTAATGATTCTAAAATTCCAACAAATTGTTCCATTGGTACATCTACACCTAAAAGATGGTTGATTCTTTGAGGATTTACCACTAGTTTTTTAGGCTCTGGTTTATTTGGATATACATCAACAGTTCCTTTTAATACTTTTCCTGCCCCTAACATTTCAACAAGTTGTACAGCTCTATTTGCTGCTAGTTCTGCAAGATTAGGGTCTAAGGCTTTTTCATTTCTTGAAGATGCTTCTGACCTAATTCCCACTTTTTTCGCTGTCATTCTTATGTTTTCTGGTTTGAAATTGGCACTTTCAAAAAGTACAGTTTTCGTCTTGTCAGTTATTTCTGAGTTTGCACCACCCATTACACCAGCTAGACCAAGTGATTTTTCTCCATTTGTTATAACTAACATATCTTTGTCTAATGTTCTTTCAACATCATCTAATGTTACAAGCTTTTCTCCATCTTTAGCAGTTCTTACTACTATTCTTCCTGTTTCTACTTGATTTATATCAAAGGCATGAAGTGGTTGACCAAGCTCTAACATTACAAAGTTTGTTATATCAACTATGTTGCTTATAGGTCTTACACCTGCTTCTGTAAGTCTTCTTTGCATCCAATATGGAGAAGGTTCTATTTTTACATCAGTTACCATTCTAGCAACATATCTTCTACATAAATCTGGATTATCTATCTCAACTTTGAAGTCTATTTCTTCATCACTTTCTTTTACTTCTATTTCAGGATATTTTACTTTTGTTCCTATAGTTGCAGCTGCTTCCCTAGCTATACCCATCATACATTTGCAGTCAGGTCTGTTTGAAGTTAATTCAAAATCTATTAAAGCATCTTTTAATCCTAAAACATCTTTTATATCTTTTCCTAATTCATAAGAGTCTTCGTGGTCTAAAATATATATACCACCTCTTTTGTATTCTTCAATATAATGTTCATCTATACCTAATTCAGCTGCTGAACACATCATACCATCTGATAATTCACCTCTGAAGTCAGTTTGTGTAATTTCAACTCCTCCAGGCAATTTAGAACCATTTATAGCTACTGGAATATAATCTCCTTCTGATATATTTGTAGCTCCTGTAACTATTTGAACAACTTTATCTCCAACATCTACTTTAGTTATAACTAACTTATCAGCATTTGGATGTTGTTTTATTTCTAAAATCTTTCCAACCAATATATTTTCTACTTCTTCACCATAATAATCTATTGTTTCAACTTTAGTCCCTGTCATTGTCATTTTATCAGCGAACTCTTTTACATCCATGTCTATATCAACATAGTCTCTAAGCCATTTTAAAGATACTAACATCTA
This sequence is a window from Clostridioides difficile. Protein-coding genes within it:
- a CDS encoding DUF1275 domain-containing protein, whose protein sequence is MTKDSQMSESFFLCALLAITGGFLDIYTYVVRGKVFANAQTGNIVLFGLNIAEGNIKKSFYYFIPILAFILGVLIAEQIRKHFKNSRKIHWRQVIIGIEMITILIVSFIPQGKFNMFVNVAISFICSMQVESFRKVNGNTFATTMCTGNLRSATETLFHYVQTKNIFMIKKSLQYYAIIVFFIFGAILGTIFTKIFVEKSILICFFILSVVFIVMFINKDDSFNLN
- the zapA gene encoding cell division protein ZapA, giving the protein MNKVMVKIHGAEYPMVGDKSEKFMISIADFVDKEMDKITRQNPKLSLSVAAILTALNISDLLFECSDENEKLIKANEELSKKVGASNEELQLEIKSLKLTIAEKEAENRETEAKMKELIEIIENKKQEIFELSNTTEGSRAELDAYKSKIEELTAQLEESNERATIAENLASEFQNKAYDLQLKCTGLNNDNKDV
- the pheT gene encoding phenylalanine--tRNA ligase subunit beta, whose protein sequence is MLVSLKWLRDYVDIDMDVKEFADKMTMTGTKVETIDYYGEEVENILVGKILEIKQHPNADKLVITKVDVGDKVVQIVTGATNISEGDYIPVAINGSKLPGGVEITQTDFRGELSDGMMCSAAELGIDEHYIEEYKRGGIYILDHEDSYELGKDIKDVLGLKDALIDFELTSNRPDCKCMMGIAREAAATIGTKVKYPEIEVKESDEEIDFKVEIDNPDLCRRYVARMVTDVKIEPSPYWMQRRLTEAGVRPISNIVDITNFVMLELGQPLHAFDINQVETGRIVVRTAKDGEKLVTLDDVERTLDKDMLVITNGEKSLGLAGVMGGANSEITDKTKTVLFESANFKPENIRMTAKKVGIRSEASSRNEKALDPNLAELAANRAVQLVEMLGAGKVLKGTVDVYPNKPEPKKLVVNPQRINHLLGVDVPMEQFVGILESLEFGCNLIADDKLEVDVPSFRTDMEQEADVWEEIARIYGFENIPSVQLEGNTTAGVKTPQQKFMEALKNNSTAVGLNEILTYSFVSPKGVEKIRVPEGNIKRNFVKLINPLGEETSVMRTTLIPNMLDVLSTNISHKIEEVSAFECGHIFIPQDSELPMEANRMCVGMYGKDVDFFALKGAIETVLVNVGFKDYEIEPQDNNTTFHPGRCAKIVYNNKYVGTLGELHPDVIENYNLGQRVYVAEIDIDFVFDNSDRTKNYVPLPKYPSTSRDIALIVKDDVFVKQIEDIIKENGQGLVESYKLFDVYKGSQIEAGYKSIAYSITYRSKDKTLTDEEVAKVHDKILSELSEKLNANLRSN
- a CDS encoding nitroreductase family protein — its product is MIDINLDKCVGCGMCESDCLVNAIRVREDKAKVKNSLCINCGHCMAICPTDAIGMQGFDKNEVLEFSHENFDLEPEKLLNFIKFRRSIRSYKDIEVEEEKIKNIVEAGRYTPTGGNRQPIRYILVKEKLKDVKELAIEGLYNLALNTDDEDPVRSIYKNTFKRMHKRYKEEGYDSLFYDAPLLMVVVGDTSLGGSVYVDGGLAASNMELMAYSQGLGMCYNGFFVMASNVEPKLKGLLGMTDNEAVITSFILGYPSVKYKRTVNRNTAKFEIR
- a CDS encoding HD domain-containing protein — encoded protein: MREEALDILFKYLETDRMRKHCYAVEAVMKDLAKRLEPEKEEKWAVAGLLHDLDSDIVGRKPGEICEGHATTTVELLKKENFGDEEMYRAILGHHDGMGVTRTSLMEKAIYAADPITGFITAIALVYPDKKLTSVKTKSVIKRMKETRFASNVNRDAMRSIEDIGIPFDEFAELSLNAMKNISDVLESNENE
- a CDS encoding 8-oxo-dGTP diphosphatase — encoded protein: MKLTTICYIEKDGQTLMLYRNKKKDDVHEGKYVGVGGKFEQGETPEECIIREVKEETGLTLKSLTYKGLITFPKFKAEEDWYMFLYFSDEFEGTLSEKDLDDCKEGKLLWVDNDKIFDLNMWEGDRLFLDWAKTGKIFSAKITYDNGKLKDYSVNFLD
- a CDS encoding DUF3656 domain-containing protein, translating into MKKIELLAPVGSFDSLKAAVQNGANAVYLGGKDFSARASANNFDRNELVEAVKYCHIRGVQVFVTVNTLIKQYEIDDFVEYVKFLYDINIDALIVQDIGMARLIKKLLPDFELHASTQMVAHSLEDVKYLQSVGFDRVVLARELNVDEIKWICENTTVDIEVFVHGALCVCYSGQCLMSSMIGNRSGNRGRCAQPCRQKYELIDINTGEVVNSNGDYLLSPRDLSTIEDLDKIIQAGVLSLKIEGRMKKPEYVATVVSGYREAINEFISKNKINISEEIINNLYTIFNRKFTKGYILGEVGKDIMNSDRPNNQGLYVGKVLDHNRKTKRLRVILENTLKKGDGINLGGGTIGRIIKDKEITTIAHKGDLIELDFIGEAKRNQLIFKTSDSELMDKVQSTFQQDKELIKTNINAKVSIKLGKKPVLSISDFCGNKAVIEGEKAAEKAIKVALSEEKIGTQIQKLGNTPYKLKDIEIDLDEGVSMPISILNQMRRDCIELLDEERIKIKDRKFKEIKLKYSPTKINRHKEFNRVPKLRVKVKNLEQLKAVLKYNVDLIYYEDINTLSKALEMVSSISKDSINLSTNLSLNMDNVNASLNIDIVNDSSEKAHSFEDRLIYSAPRIIRNREYKQFEVLDNIKGLNKIQVGNWGSMNYFKDKNLNIDCYLNTFNSESINHFKDAGASTVCLSQELNLSEIEQTLKYTDAEIEAVVYGYTPMMVTEYCPMGVVVRDCKKDKRVAKCKESSYALRDFTDASYRITQDIFCRSTIYNSRVTCMLDNLYELDEIGVDVFRIDFTVENSEMVEKVIEAHIEVLNNNYRLGEKATNLYKQLEEIGTVAGHYYKGVE
- a CDS encoding transporter substrate-binding domain-containing protein, which translates into the protein MNSKKLLLLIIVIASIFTSCIFPFNVNALGSDNRTIRVAYPIQKGLTELDEQGKYSGYSYEYLLEIAQYTGWNYEFVQVSGDVNEILIKLMKMLEKGEIDIMGGMLYNEQMEKLYNYAGNSYGVVNTVLQVLHENTAIDSINSKTMKEIRVAVIENSDTRIKELNEYCKMNSISPRLVNCKTSEEQLQALKDGKADALLNVSMNPIEGVRTIAKFSPKPFYFVTPKGSTDLTQRLNSAINNIEQTDPYFSAALYEKYFTPENNKMLLSDKETTYIKNIDTLKVGVLLNKPPFQNIDKKTNKLNGISIDLLNHISDKTRLKFELVPVKYQEDLDKMTKNHEIDIVAGMIYNYEDSRKHNVTMSRPFVSTQYIMMINNKLNENSLDGKRLALPKWTSYDNHFNGDVIWYDTLEECIEAVNKGYADYTYGEGYSIQYYINQPKYKNVRLVPQTYESQSICFGVVNPSKEELLSIFNKAIISIPSEKMQSIIYQNTTYRQDFSLLYIMQQNPVETILIVASLLLCIIGGMAWSLRTRTSMNQKISLELKKHTEVYEMASEYFFEYDYKQDKLIVSMKGKGISTYYSKSDNSALSEIEIEYNKKFFDVIKSQENGTTEMYSICSDGGCHWIRITSKIIYSDKKIPVYVIGKISNIDSEKEEKERLLDKAQKDGLTNIFNAAYIRKLTAESLSNLSPDKNGALLILDIDYFKSINDTYGHLIGDKILIDVAKVLDRSFEKDNIVGRLGGDEFSVYIRDIINKKELVNKCNEVYKQIHLIKLPNGKSVSISMGVVITKYGQKYDELYQMADDALYDSKKQGRDKYKIVEV